CTGAGGCGCTCTCCCAGGTCGTTCGGCAGCCCTGCCCGCTCCACCGCCTTAACCACCGACTCGATATCATACTCGGTCCGCCTGATCGTGAAATCGTCCTTGGTCGAGTCGTGCACCACGAAGACGGCCCGGGGATCTCCGTCCCTCGGCTGCCCCACTGAGCCGGGGTTCACGATGGTGCCCTCCTTGGAGCGATGAATGAACGGGACGTGAGTGTGCCCCATGATCAGCAGGCGGGTCCCGCTCAGCTTGAGCAGCTCAGGACCTGCCTCCTCCTCGAACACATATTCAACGTCATCCCTGGGTGAGCCATGATACAGACCGATCAGTTTTCCGCCGATCGTCACGTGGGTCCGGGGCGGAAGGCCCGCCAGATAGGCCCTCGAGCTCTCGGTAAGCTCCCGCGCGGTCCACCGGGCCGCCTCCCCGGCGGCGTGGTTCATGCTCGTGACCTGGGTACGGATGACGGTCCGGTCATGGTTGCCTGCGATGCCCACCACGGACCTTTCCCTGAAAAGCTGGATGACCTCGTTTGGGTATGGATAGTAACCGACCACATCCCCTGCGCTGATGATGTGGTTAATGCCCATGCCGTCGATCTCTGCCAGAACTGCTTTCAAAGCAGGCAGGTTGGCATGGACATCGGATATGATGGCCGTCCTCACATTCCTTCGATTGCCAAGGGGTTATTTAAATCTGTCAAGCGCTCTGCACATTACCGAAGGGATGTTATCGATCACGTCGGTAGCAAGAAGCCCATAGCACCGGTCGTTGAAGGCAAGGTCTCCGGCCGCGCCGTTGGTGAAAGCGGCGATCCGGGCGGCGTCGAAGGGCGATACGCCTTTTGCCATCAACCCGGCGCAGATGCCTGCCAGCACATCTCCGGTCCCTCCCACAGACATCCCTGCGTTCCCGGTCCGGTTGAACTTGGTCCGATCGCCATCCGAGATCAGGTCGATCATGCCCTTCACCAGGACGGTCATCCCAATACGCGCCGCGGCCTCCTTCACCAACGCCGCCCTCTCCTCAAGCCCTCCAGGCAGGGACTTTCCGAACAGGATCGCGAACTCCCTCGAGTGAGGCGTCACGATGCCCTTCTTTCCCTTCAGCAGATCTTGGTTCATGGACAGGGCGGAGAACGCGTCGGCGTCGATCACCATCGGTCTATCACATTCCTTCACGAACTCCCTTATGGCCTCTTGGGTCCTCGGGTCCCGGCCAAGTCCCGATCCGATGAGAACGACATCCACCAGGCCAGTGAGGCCCAGGACCTGGTCCAGATTGCTGCTGGTGAAGACCGACCCGGGCAGGCTGTGAACGATCAGGTTGGGAGAATAGCCAGACACTGCTTGGAACGATGATTCAGGCGTGGCTACCTGGACCAGATCGACCCCGATGCGGTAAGCTCCCATGGCAGCCAACGTCGGCGCCCCGGTGTAAGGCCCACCACCGATGACCAGCACCCTTCCGTTCTCCCCCTTGTGCGAATCCGTTTTGGGGATCGGATAATAAACGTACTCCCCCGGTCCGGCGAACCGTTCGGCGTCCTTCGGAATGCCGATGTCCACTACCACGATGCGCCCCGAGTTAGTCCCGTCCATACCCTCCTTGATGTCGTGAAGGGTGATCGTGCTTACCGGTCTTACCGCCATGTTCGTCCCCAGGCCGGACGGGACGTCGATGGACACGATG
This genomic window from Methanomassiliicoccales archaeon contains:
- a CDS encoding metallophosphoesterase family protein, with translation MRTAIISDVHANLPALKAVLAEIDGMGINHIISAGDVVGYYPYPNEVIQLFRERSVVGIAGNHDRTVIRTQVTSMNHAAGEAARWTARELTESSRAYLAGLPPRTHVTIGGKLIGLYHGSPRDDVEYVFEEEAGPELLKLSGTRLLIMGHTHVPFIHRSKEGTIVNPGSVGQPRDGDPRAVFVVHDSTKDDFTIRRTEYDIESVVKAVERAGLPNDLGERLRHGW
- a CDS encoding NAD(P)H-hydrate dehydratase: MDSSVMLTFREVTVIDVNSEYLGVQVETLMENAGYAVAKAITAEYGNGKRIAIICGMGNNGGDGLVAAKYLRENNTVKVLLARPPQFIKRMAPRKNLGPVEDVTKVYGGEELTGYDLLVDAIYGIGIHGEVKEPYYSLIGRMNTAGIPIVSIDVPSGLGTNMAVRPVSTITLHDIKEGMDGTNSGRIVVVDIGIPKDAERFAGPGEYVYYPIPKTDSHKGENGRVLVIGGGPYTGAPTLAAMGAYRIGVDLVQVATPESSFQAVSGYSPNLIVHSLPGSVFTSSNLDQVLGLTGLVDVVLIGSGLGRDPRTQEAIREFVKECDRPMVIDADAFSALSMNQDLLKGKKGIVTPHSREFAILFGKSLPGGLEERAALVKEAAARIGMTVLVKGMIDLISDGDRTKFNRTGNAGMSVGGTGDVLAGICAGLMAKGVSPFDAARIAAFTNGAAGDLAFNDRCYGLLATDVIDNIPSVMCRALDRFK